Proteins co-encoded in one Terriglobales bacterium genomic window:
- a CDS encoding TonB-dependent receptor: MGTLQSKKIVLVLLLVAALLSVSPAWSQDVTAAIVGTVTDPSGAPVPGADVSAKDTERGTVLTAKTNSTGAYNLTRVPIGTYVLTVGAPGFQKTAHAPFTLVLNQTARIDVQLKIGQVTETVEVTGAVPALQTETTQVNTVIDSVSADRLPLATRNYVQLTLLSPGSVSPDPTNFNNGDNTASGARPYINGNREQANNFILDGMDNNQVSDNLLGYTPAPDAIQEFNLITNNASAEFGNFQGGIVSTSIKSGTNSFHGDLWEYFRNDVLNANKWENKFQGPAKASPRDSLRWNMFGGTIGGPIIKNKLFFFGDYQGQRFHHPGSTNLITVFTAAERQGNFSGLCTSGFTAGICNDRATDANGNLTSNPTHQLYNPCQPGTGFGGVPCATAAVRQPFLNNQIPLSMLDGVAANLFASAFYPQPINGNSTENATNLVSQAFNNNQYDIKIDYNATDKDKIFGRFSHANQENPSTNSFVLFGDGFSQAPIHNEVVDWSHTVSSSLLNDLRVGVNYVKLHNGQSFPSAIGNFGEQLGIANANTNGPGLLEIGFNGGTPSQAGNGTLTNIGASGIEQNFRDAVIQLSDAVVLTRGRHVIHTGFEFWRDRINTFYSGNNGKFGGIFYGGNFTSNDPKNTVTGTGFGGADFFLGLPNSYGRGVSGGGWGQRANIYAGYVQDDWRVSPNLTLNLGLRYEAHGGWVERNDRQDNFTLIGGQLIAPNCSLLKGLTTFSCQNSNRALYNGTYGPKDLQPRVGFAWTPQPLGGKTVVRGAFSISSYLEGTGTNLRLPINPPFSPAEFLQQFNGTQVVHTSEQGLVPPPSGDPFAKALIRVWDPDVQPAITDQWNLTIQHQLTNSTTLQVGYVGQHGTHLMVPMPYLQKRLRPCNAPPCTDPSIFLSGNTALQNDISQISGTASVGSMRYNALQTVFQKRYSSGLQYQVAYTFSKCMTDNSGYYGTWGSTQSTPASPYYQNLYDPRADWAECYYDSKHVLSSYAVYELPFGHGKRFGHNANPVVNAIAGGWSINPILSLHTGFPLALYNFGDDPTGTGSRGLRPNCNGPSHTFGRKPAFDTSSGAFIGYQWFDPSPYSASAVGTFGNCPAQGPIRGPGYANLDLSLQKDFLITESKRLQFRTDFVNAFNHTNLNAPATALGGNMGLVNSSQDPRNIQFALKFYF, translated from the coding sequence ATGGGTACGCTACAGTCGAAGAAGATCGTGCTTGTGCTGTTGTTAGTAGCCGCGCTGCTCAGTGTGTCGCCGGCCTGGAGCCAGGACGTGACCGCGGCCATAGTAGGGACCGTGACAGATCCAAGTGGTGCGCCAGTTCCGGGTGCCGACGTGAGCGCCAAGGACACGGAACGGGGGACTGTGTTGACCGCTAAGACGAACAGCACCGGTGCCTACAACTTGACTCGAGTTCCAATCGGTACCTATGTATTGACGGTGGGAGCGCCCGGCTTCCAGAAAACCGCGCATGCCCCTTTCACGCTTGTGCTTAACCAGACCGCCCGCATTGACGTGCAGCTCAAGATCGGCCAAGTGACGGAAACGGTGGAGGTCACAGGCGCCGTCCCGGCACTGCAAACAGAAACCACACAGGTCAACACGGTTATAGATTCAGTCTCCGCGGATAGGCTACCTCTGGCCACACGAAATTACGTGCAATTGACTTTGCTCTCCCCGGGCTCCGTATCGCCAGATCCTACGAACTTCAACAATGGCGATAACACAGCCAGCGGAGCCAGGCCCTACATCAACGGTAACCGTGAACAAGCGAATAATTTCATCCTCGATGGGATGGACAACAATCAGGTCTCCGACAACCTCCTCGGTTACACTCCGGCGCCTGATGCTATTCAGGAATTCAACCTGATCACCAACAACGCGTCCGCCGAGTTCGGCAATTTCCAGGGCGGCATCGTCAGCACCAGCATCAAATCCGGAACCAACAGTTTCCACGGTGATCTTTGGGAGTATTTCCGTAATGATGTGCTCAATGCCAACAAGTGGGAGAACAAATTCCAAGGGCCGGCAAAAGCTTCTCCCAGAGATTCCCTCCGCTGGAATATGTTCGGCGGCACGATTGGTGGCCCGATCATAAAAAACAAGCTGTTCTTCTTCGGGGATTACCAGGGACAACGGTTCCATCATCCCGGATCAACAAACCTGATCACCGTTTTTACCGCCGCGGAGCGGCAGGGGAATTTCTCGGGCCTTTGTACTTCTGGATTTACGGCCGGCATCTGCAACGATCGAGCTACGGACGCGAACGGCAACCTTACCAGCAATCCAACTCACCAGCTTTATAATCCTTGCCAGCCAGGCACAGGCTTTGGCGGCGTCCCCTGTGCAACGGCGGCGGTACGCCAACCGTTCTTGAACAACCAGATTCCCTTAAGCATGCTGGATGGTGTTGCTGCAAACCTGTTTGCATCGGCTTTCTATCCGCAGCCTATCAACGGCAACTCTACGGAAAATGCGACCAACCTCGTAAGCCAGGCCTTCAACAACAATCAATACGACATCAAGATTGATTACAACGCCACCGACAAAGACAAAATTTTTGGCCGCTTTTCGCATGCTAACCAGGAGAATCCATCTACTAACTCGTTCGTACTTTTTGGCGATGGCTTTTCACAAGCGCCCATTCACAACGAGGTGGTTGATTGGTCGCACACTGTAAGCTCCAGCTTACTCAATGACCTTCGGGTTGGAGTTAATTACGTCAAGCTGCATAACGGGCAAAGTTTTCCTTCAGCGATTGGTAATTTTGGCGAGCAGCTTGGTATTGCTAATGCGAACACTAATGGTCCAGGGCTCCTTGAAATCGGTTTTAACGGAGGAACTCCTTCGCAAGCTGGTAATGGAACTCTAACTAATATTGGCGCCAGCGGGATCGAGCAGAACTTTCGCGATGCCGTGATCCAGTTGTCAGACGCGGTTGTGCTGACTCGTGGCCGGCACGTCATCCACACCGGGTTCGAGTTCTGGCGTGATCGCATCAACACTTTTTATAGCGGTAACAACGGGAAGTTCGGCGGCATCTTCTATGGCGGGAACTTTACCTCCAATGACCCAAAAAATACTGTAACTGGCACTGGATTCGGCGGCGCAGATTTCTTCCTCGGCTTGCCCAACAGCTATGGTCGCGGTGTGTCAGGTGGGGGTTGGGGACAGCGGGCCAACATCTATGCCGGTTATGTGCAGGATGACTGGCGAGTCAGTCCTAACCTCACTTTGAATCTCGGATTGCGTTATGAAGCCCATGGTGGTTGGGTGGAGAGAAATGATCGTCAAGATAACTTTACGCTGATTGGTGGGCAGCTCATCGCTCCAAACTGCTCGCTGCTGAAGGGTTTGACTACGTTCTCATGCCAGAACAGCAACCGAGCCCTTTACAACGGCACGTATGGCCCGAAGGACCTTCAGCCCCGAGTTGGGTTTGCCTGGACACCTCAGCCCCTGGGAGGGAAAACAGTCGTTAGGGGTGCCTTTTCTATTTCGTCCTATCTGGAGGGTACGGGAACCAACTTGCGGTTGCCCATCAATCCGCCGTTCAGTCCTGCTGAGTTTCTGCAGCAGTTTAATGGCACTCAAGTGGTCCACACGAGTGAGCAAGGCCTGGTTCCGCCGCCTTCGGGTGATCCCTTTGCAAAAGCGCTCATTCGCGTTTGGGATCCGGACGTGCAACCGGCAATTACTGACCAGTGGAACCTCACTATTCAGCACCAGTTGACCAACAGCACTACGCTGCAGGTCGGTTATGTAGGACAGCACGGGACGCACTTGATGGTTCCCATGCCGTACCTCCAGAAGCGACTACGCCCATGCAACGCCCCTCCTTGTACCGACCCCAGCATCTTCTTGTCGGGAAATACTGCCTTGCAGAACGATATCTCGCAAATCTCGGGTACCGCATCCGTGGGGAGCATGAGATACAACGCACTGCAGACTGTGTTCCAGAAACGCTACTCCAGCGGTCTGCAATATCAGGTGGCCTACACGTTCTCAAAGTGCATGACCGATAACAGCGGATACTATGGAACCTGGGGCTCCACTCAAAGCACGCCAGCGAGCCCTTATTATCAGAACCTCTATGACCCGCGTGCGGATTGGGCCGAGTGTTACTACGACTCAAAGCACGTTCTGAGTTCCTATGCTGTGTACGAACTACCTTTCGGCCATGGAAAGCGCTTCGGACACAACGCGAATCCAGTGGTCAACGCGATTGCGGGTGGCTGGTCGATAAATCCCATCCTGTCGCTGCATACCGGTTTCCCGCTGGCACTGTACAATTTCGGCGACGATCCCACAGGAACCGGATCCAGAGGCCTACGCCCCAACTGCAACGGCCCCTCTCACACCTTTGGACGTAAGCCAGCTTTTGATACCAGCAGTGGCGCGTTCATAGGGTACCAGTGGTTCGATCCCTCGCCATATTCAGCATCCGCGGTGGGGACCTTCGGAAATTGTCCTGCGCAAGGCCCAATCCGCGGTCCTGGATATGCAAACCTCGACTTGAGCCTGCAAAAAGACTTCCTGATTACGGAATCTAAGAGACTTCAGTTCCGTACCGATTTTGTCAACGCCTTTAACCACACGAATCTCAATGCTCCGGCTACGGCGCTTGGCGGGAACATGGGGCTTGTCAACTCGTCTCAAGACCCACGCAACATCCAATTTGCGCTGAAGTTCTATTTCTAA
- a CDS encoding prohibitin family protein: MANFGYGRERIVEAGANPFARLATAGIVALLIIILLFASVAKVDAGHVGVLTLFGRVTGEILPEGIHMVNPFKINNQMSVRTQEIKESASVPSSEGLVMNLDTSLIYHVNPGKAAEVYQKLGPAYSDIVIEPTLRAAIREATASHSANALYTGEREQVARQIYSQLLNQLNPRGFEVENVLLRDIQLPSTLKASIEQKQQAEQEALAMSFRLQREKQEAERKRIEAQGIHDFQQIVAQGISPALLEWKGIEATEALARSPNSKVVVIGSGKNGLPLILGGEK, translated from the coding sequence GTGGCAAATTTTGGTTATGGACGCGAGAGGATCGTAGAAGCTGGGGCCAATCCGTTTGCCCGCTTGGCAACTGCGGGCATTGTCGCATTGCTGATCATTATTCTGCTGTTCGCGTCTGTGGCCAAAGTAGACGCCGGCCATGTAGGTGTCCTCACTCTCTTCGGCCGTGTCACCGGTGAGATCCTCCCCGAGGGGATACACATGGTGAATCCCTTCAAGATCAATAACCAGATGTCGGTGCGCACGCAGGAGATCAAAGAATCGGCCAGCGTGCCATCCAGCGAAGGCTTGGTGATGAACCTCGATACCTCGCTCATCTATCACGTGAATCCGGGCAAGGCGGCGGAGGTGTACCAGAAGCTCGGGCCGGCGTACTCAGACATCGTTATTGAACCCACTCTGCGCGCCGCCATCCGCGAGGCCACCGCCTCGCATAGTGCCAATGCTCTTTACACCGGCGAACGCGAACAGGTGGCGCGCCAGATCTATTCCCAACTTCTCAACCAGCTCAATCCTCGCGGATTTGAGGTGGAAAACGTTCTGTTGCGCGATATACAGCTACCCTCGACATTGAAAGCATCCATCGAGCAAAAGCAGCAGGCGGAGCAGGAAGCATTGGCCATGAGCTTCCGCCTGCAACGTGAGAAACAGGAAGCCGAGCGAAAGCGCATCGAGGCACAAGGTATTCACGACTTTCAGCAAATCGTTGCCCAGGGCATCAGCCCCGCATTGCTGGAGTGGAAAGGTATTGAAGCCACCGAGGCGTTGGCCAGAAGCCCGAACTCCAAGGTGGTTGTGATCGGGAGCGGAAAGAATGGCCTGCCGCTCATCCTCGGCGGCGAAAAATAA
- a CDS encoding CRTAC1 family protein — protein MTKAAGIEFVHYKGKNGTSTILEEAGPGLCVADFDGDGFQDVYFVNGRDLYNRGVSVRNALYRNNGDGTFTDVTEKAGVPGTAYGLGCVWGDYDNDSFPDLYVTQYGRNILYHNNGNGTFTDVTEKAGVAGTDFGTVFHTGATFFDYDRDGLLDLYVGGYADFGPKSKRHCTIGNGIPTSCRPAAYSGTPAVLYHNNGDGTFSNVTRKAKMFQAHGFNLSIGAADYDNDGWPDLFVANDGIEAFLYHNEHNGTFTEVGAPAGVAFTAYGNAMAAMCISLGDYDNDGNLDLYISDFQLSSDHVWHNDGKGVFDEVSDQVGITAPTHNVLSFGGGFFDYDNDGWLDLFIANGHVYEEVELVSPDIRYKQINSLFHNEGNGKFIETTKTAGEGFRTPYAGRGAAFADFDNDGNVDVIVANNGDPPLLLKNSGNGANHFINFKLVGTKSNRDAMGARIRLRAGGLSQIREVAGGGSYLSQSDLRANFGLGKATQAEVVEVLWPSGMRQVFRDLQADKFYVIQEGSERLSVQRFAANSGSAKLPPPGCRVQ, from the coding sequence GTGACCAAGGCAGCAGGCATTGAATTCGTTCACTACAAAGGGAAGAACGGGACCTCGACGATCCTGGAAGAGGCTGGACCTGGGCTGTGCGTAGCTGATTTCGATGGGGATGGGTTCCAGGACGTTTATTTTGTAAATGGCCGCGACCTCTACAACCGTGGGGTTTCGGTCCGCAATGCGCTGTATCGAAACAACGGCGACGGAACTTTCACTGACGTGACCGAGAAGGCAGGGGTGCCCGGCACTGCTTATGGTCTGGGCTGTGTGTGGGGAGATTATGACAATGACAGTTTTCCCGACCTCTATGTGACGCAGTACGGGCGCAACATCCTGTACCACAACAACGGCAACGGTACTTTTACCGATGTTACCGAAAAGGCCGGCGTTGCGGGGACGGATTTCGGAACCGTATTCCACACGGGAGCGACATTTTTCGACTACGACCGCGATGGCCTGCTGGACCTATATGTCGGGGGCTACGCCGACTTCGGGCCAAAAAGCAAGCGCCATTGCACTATCGGGAATGGCATTCCTACCAGTTGCCGTCCAGCCGCCTATAGCGGAACTCCCGCAGTTCTCTACCACAATAATGGCGACGGCACCTTCAGCAATGTCACAAGAAAAGCGAAGATGTTTCAGGCGCACGGTTTCAATCTTTCGATCGGAGCGGCTGATTATGACAACGACGGCTGGCCCGACCTGTTCGTGGCCAACGACGGGATTGAAGCGTTCCTTTACCACAATGAACACAACGGGACGTTTACGGAAGTAGGAGCGCCCGCAGGCGTCGCCTTTACGGCGTATGGAAATGCCATGGCCGCAATGTGTATTTCGCTGGGTGATTATGACAATGACGGCAATCTCGATCTTTATATTTCTGATTTCCAGCTTTCTTCCGACCATGTTTGGCACAACGACGGCAAAGGTGTGTTCGACGAGGTCAGCGATCAGGTGGGTATAACCGCACCCACGCACAACGTCCTCAGCTTCGGCGGAGGCTTCTTCGACTACGATAATGACGGTTGGCTCGATCTATTCATCGCGAACGGACACGTATACGAGGAAGTGGAACTCGTCTCCCCTGATATTCGATACAAGCAGATCAACTCTCTGTTTCACAACGAGGGGAATGGCAAATTTATCGAGACGACGAAAACTGCGGGTGAAGGATTTCGCACACCTTATGCCGGACGGGGAGCGGCTTTCGCTGATTTCGACAACGACGGCAATGTCGACGTGATCGTTGCGAACAATGGCGACCCACCCCTGCTGCTGAAGAACAGCGGTAATGGAGCCAATCACTTCATTAACTTTAAGCTCGTTGGCACCAAGAGTAACCGCGATGCGATGGGCGCGCGCATTCGTCTCCGCGCTGGCGGTCTCTCGCAGATTCGCGAAGTTGCGGGCGGCGGGAGTTATCTTTCGCAGAGTGACTTACGCGCGAACTTTGGCCTGGGAAAAGCTACCCAGGCGGAGGTTGTCGAGGTTCTGTGGCCCAGTGGGATGCGGCAGGTCTTTCGTGATCTTCAGGCCGACAAGTTTTATGTCATCCAGGAAGGTTCTGAGCGGTTGAGCGTTCAACGCTTCGCTGCGAACTCAGGAAGTGCCAAATTGCCTCCGCCGGGCTGCCGCGTTCAATGA
- a CDS encoding GntR family transcriptional regulator encodes MEEIRPNGTPAYKRIQGAILKRIEAGQLKPGDAVDSERELARIHGVSLMTARHALAGLERQGLVSRRRGAGTFVAPPKIHFNKLMSFTEQMAGRSLQARSRVLALTEIDNEDEIAARLGLPAATRLFKLERVREGANEPFAVETCYLPAEEFADLTQAKLERGSLFSILEQDHGVKLAYADEEIDATSTGPRVASLLGIARGLPLLRIRQVIYSTAGKPIIYVLGLYRSDRHRLLIRRFR; translated from the coding sequence ATGGAAGAAATCCGTCCCAACGGGACGCCAGCCTACAAGAGAATCCAGGGCGCAATTCTTAAGCGCATTGAGGCCGGACAATTGAAGCCCGGAGATGCGGTGGATTCCGAACGGGAGCTGGCAAGAATTCACGGAGTGAGCCTAATGACCGCACGCCACGCCCTGGCGGGACTGGAAAGACAGGGCTTGGTCAGCCGACGGCGAGGTGCCGGAACTTTCGTAGCTCCTCCAAAAATTCATTTCAACAAGTTAATGAGTTTTACCGAACAGATGGCAGGCCGCAGCTTGCAGGCGCGCTCCAGAGTTCTCGCGCTGACCGAGATTGATAATGAGGATGAAATTGCAGCGCGCCTGGGCCTGCCGGCTGCTACCCGTCTTTTTAAACTGGAGCGGGTCCGGGAGGGAGCCAACGAACCGTTCGCGGTAGAAACCTGCTACTTACCCGCCGAGGAATTCGCCGATCTCACACAGGCCAAACTGGAGCGAGGCTCGCTCTTCTCTATTCTTGAGCAGGATCACGGAGTCAAGCTGGCTTACGCCGACGAGGAGATTGACGCCACATCCACCGGTCCTCGAGTAGCGTCATTATTAGGAATTGCCCGGGGACTGCCGCTGTTACGGATTCGCCAGGTTATCTACTCCACAGCAGGTAAACCTATAATCTACGTGCTCGGTCTTTACCGGTCTGACCGGCATAGACTATTGATCCGGAGATTCCGCTAG
- a CDS encoding tetratricopeptide repeat protein — protein MRQPADKDLKRRLGLDGVHCAMTVHQPEEALDFLRTLTREFPRDPEVLYVAIHAYSDLSTKFSQTLARDAPDSYEAHELNAEALEVRGEWDQAAKEYRWILEKNPRAPGIHFRMGRLLLSKPNPGPTMAEDAKKEFKQELEIDPSNAGAEYVLGELARQAQQWDDAIAHFSRAAKLDPGFADASLGLGMSLLSVKKYAEAIPPLQNAAKLQPENPATHYNLAMAYSRAGQKEQAAEEFALHRKTAAAAQAARDSQAPQPLPAAEAPQ, from the coding sequence ATGCGGCAACCTGCAGACAAGGACCTCAAACGTAGACTGGGACTCGATGGAGTGCATTGTGCCATGACGGTCCATCAACCAGAGGAGGCATTGGACTTCCTTCGGACTCTGACCCGCGAATTTCCTCGGGATCCCGAAGTCTTGTACGTTGCCATTCATGCCTATTCCGACCTTTCTACCAAGTTCTCTCAAACCCTGGCGCGAGATGCACCTGATTCCTACGAGGCGCATGAACTAAATGCTGAGGCGCTCGAAGTACGCGGGGAGTGGGATCAAGCCGCTAAGGAGTATCGCTGGATTCTGGAAAAGAATCCCCGAGCTCCTGGTATCCACTTTCGAATGGGAAGGCTGCTGCTCTCCAAACCGAATCCCGGTCCTACGATGGCTGAGGACGCCAAGAAGGAATTCAAGCAGGAACTGGAGATTGATCCATCGAATGCTGGTGCTGAGTATGTTCTGGGTGAATTGGCTCGTCAGGCTCAACAATGGGACGATGCCATTGCACATTTTTCTCGCGCCGCGAAGCTAGACCCTGGGTTTGCGGATGCTTCGTTGGGATTGGGTATGTCACTTCTCTCAGTAAAGAAGTATGCAGAGGCCATTCCTCCCCTGCAAAACGCCGCCAAGCTGCAGCCTGAGAATCCAGCCACCCACTACAACCTCGCCATGGCCTACAGCCGCGCCGGGCAGAAGGAGCAGGCTGCCGAGGAATTTGCGCTTCACCGCAAAACCGCTGCAGCCGCCCAAGCAGCGCGGGATTCGCAAGCACCGCAACCGCTGCCGGCTGCAGAAGCTCCTCAGTAG
- a CDS encoding DUF1080 domain-containing protein, with protein MKQFFCLLGLTSFLTLQLPGMQSRQSSARAVHDWAIHDVNRPQPPVVSPGSGSTPSQPGKVPSDATVLFDGRSLSNWEADSGGPARWKVQDGYMEVVKGSGNIVSKNKFADCQLHVEWRTPVPAVGEGQERGNSGIFLMGKYEIQVLDSYQSKTYPDGQAAAVYGQYPPLVNASLPPGEWQTYDIIFRRPVFDSSIKQLRRPARVTVLHNGILVQDNVELTGPTAHGERPAYQFHADRLPLSLQDHGNPVRYRNIWIRELPESE; from the coding sequence ATGAAACAGTTTTTTTGTTTGCTAGGCTTGACGTCTTTCTTGACGTTACAACTCCCAGGTATGCAATCCAGGCAGAGTTCCGCACGCGCGGTTCACGACTGGGCAATACATGACGTGAATCGTCCCCAACCGCCGGTTGTCTCTCCGGGCAGTGGCAGCACTCCAAGTCAGCCCGGGAAAGTGCCGTCAGACGCGACTGTGTTGTTCGACGGCCGAAGTCTGTCTAATTGGGAAGCCGACAGTGGAGGTCCGGCAAGGTGGAAGGTGCAGGATGGATACATGGAGGTGGTAAAAGGCAGCGGAAATATTGTCTCGAAAAATAAATTTGCGGATTGCCAGCTGCATGTGGAGTGGAGGACGCCGGTACCGGCTGTTGGGGAGGGACAGGAACGCGGAAACAGTGGCATCTTCCTCATGGGTAAGTATGAAATTCAGGTTCTGGATTCATACCAGAGTAAGACTTATCCCGATGGTCAAGCCGCGGCGGTGTACGGACAATATCCACCTCTGGTTAACGCTAGCTTGCCGCCTGGGGAGTGGCAGACGTACGACATCATTTTTCGGCGCCCGGTTTTCGATAGCAGTATCAAGCAACTTCGTCGCCCAGCTCGCGTCACGGTCCTACACAACGGCATTCTCGTGCAAGATAATGTCGAACTGACAGGCCCAACTGCTCACGGCGAGCGTCCTGCTTATCAGTTCCACGCTGATCGTCTGCCACTGAGTCTTCAGGACCATGGCAATCCGGTTCGTTACCGGAACATCTGGATCCGCGAGTTGCCGGAAAGTGAATGA
- a CDS encoding aminotransferase class V-fold PLP-dependent enzyme — protein sequence MGFAFDSDTRRKLGYQLIDFIDQYFSSLPDRPVQLPKPQRTFGQLGNPLPETGEDAAAVLDEMCRELADKGFHVPAANYFGLMNPTPTYMAVLAEALVAALNPQLATLARSQLASKIELETVRWIGERVGWTAPFDGSFTSGGNEANFSGMALAVAAHFPSAIEDGIATIGAQPVLYASVEAHHSLDKSAGLLGLGRKALRRIDVNEKLQLDPAKLEAAIKKDISSGKKPFCVIATAGTTNSGTVDDIVAIAEICRRYKLWLHVDGAFGAVAIFSDQHRDLVRGIEVCDSLTIDPHKWLAMPFAAGVVLTRHPEILVRAFSVAAPYMPKDRSAQLPDNSRISTQWSRRMNSLKLWLTLRVHGRQAYEEHIDRQLRLARAFAAWLKNSSAYELTVDPALTIVNFRVKSSSRTEDEIAAANLAVVEAVTRDGSRWISETKVNGHSVIRVMVISYLTEERHLQSLQHALSEAANELSLGNKVSAAR from the coding sequence ATGGGATTCGCCTTCGACTCTGACACTCGCCGCAAGCTCGGGTACCAGTTGATTGATTTCATTGACCAATACTTCTCTTCCCTTCCCGACCGGCCGGTCCAGCTGCCCAAGCCACAGCGCACGTTTGGGCAACTTGGGAACCCGCTCCCGGAAACGGGCGAAGATGCAGCGGCGGTCCTCGACGAAATGTGCCGGGAACTTGCGGATAAAGGCTTTCACGTTCCCGCGGCGAACTATTTTGGCCTGATGAATCCCACGCCAACTTATATGGCGGTGCTGGCGGAGGCGCTGGTCGCGGCGCTTAATCCGCAGCTGGCTACGTTAGCGCGCTCGCAGCTCGCCTCGAAAATCGAGTTGGAGACCGTCCGCTGGATCGGCGAACGCGTTGGCTGGACTGCCCCGTTCGACGGGAGCTTCACCAGCGGCGGCAACGAGGCGAATTTCAGCGGCATGGCGCTGGCTGTAGCGGCGCATTTTCCCAGTGCCATTGAAGATGGCATCGCCACTATCGGGGCGCAACCAGTGCTGTACGCCTCGGTAGAGGCACATCACTCGCTAGACAAGTCTGCCGGCCTGCTCGGCCTCGGTCGCAAGGCGCTGCGCCGGATCGACGTGAATGAGAAGCTACAACTCGATCCCGCCAAGCTGGAGGCAGCGATCAAGAAGGATATCTCCTCTGGAAAGAAACCGTTCTGCGTAATAGCCACAGCCGGGACGACGAACTCTGGGACGGTGGACGACATCGTCGCCATAGCCGAGATCTGCCGCCGTTACAAACTATGGTTGCACGTTGATGGCGCGTTCGGCGCGGTGGCCATCTTCTCAGACCAGCATCGCGACCTCGTGCGTGGAATCGAAGTCTGCGACTCGCTCACCATTGATCCGCACAAGTGGCTGGCCATGCCGTTTGCCGCCGGAGTGGTGCTTACCAGGCATCCGGAGATCTTGGTTCGTGCGTTCAGCGTGGCTGCCCCCTACATGCCAAAAGACCGTAGCGCTCAATTGCCCGACAATTCTCGCATCAGCACACAGTGGTCGCGGCGAATGAATTCTCTGAAGCTCTGGCTCACGCTGCGGGTTCATGGCCGGCAGGCCTATGAGGAACATATTGATCGCCAGCTGCGCCTGGCCCGCGCCTTTGCTGCCTGGCTCAAGAACTCTTCTGCGTACGAGCTCACGGTTGATCCTGCGCTCACTATTGTGAATTTCAGGGTCAAATCGAGCAGCCGCACTGAAGATGAGATCGCGGCAGCCAATCTGGCCGTGGTGGAAGCAGTCACCCGCGACGGCTCTCGCTGGATTTCTGAGACCAAAGTGAATGGCCACAGCGTAATTCGAGTGATGGTTATCAGTTATCTCACCGAGGAGCGGCACCTGCAAAGCCTGCAGCACGCGCTTAGCGAAGCGGCAAACGAGCTCTCGCTCGGCAACAAAGTTTCAGCAGCCCGATGA
- a CDS encoding SUMF1/EgtB/PvdO family nonheme iron enzyme, whose amino-acid sequence MKPKEAAHNFIAPKLVRIPEGWFEMGSNQGLDCEKPVHRVWVDAFEMAACQVTNAEYAAFLIARGVQPPPSWNDLSFNHPQQPVVAVSWFEAAEYCEWLSEISGQHYRLPSEAEWERAARGGIDGKLFPWGDEPPQSLPDYEKRWRNGPEPVGRYASNKFGLFDICENVHEWCVDWFAADYYRVSPERNPCGPNQGTRKASRGGSWRHHIKASRCHTRSSIPPAFRYTDYGFRLLRDTATHTRQSG is encoded by the coding sequence ATGAAGCCGAAAGAAGCTGCTCACAACTTCATTGCACCCAAACTGGTGCGGATTCCCGAAGGCTGGTTTGAGATGGGTTCGAACCAAGGACTCGACTGCGAGAAGCCGGTGCACCGCGTTTGGGTAGATGCCTTCGAAATGGCTGCGTGCCAGGTGACGAACGCCGAGTATGCCGCATTTCTGATCGCTCGCGGCGTCCAGCCACCGCCTTCCTGGAATGATCTTAGCTTCAATCATCCTCAGCAGCCTGTGGTCGCAGTCTCGTGGTTTGAGGCCGCAGAGTACTGCGAGTGGCTGTCTGAGATCAGCGGCCAGCACTATCGCTTGCCAAGCGAAGCGGAATGGGAGCGGGCCGCGCGCGGCGGCATAGATGGAAAGCTTTTTCCGTGGGGTGATGAGCCGCCGCAGTCGCTGCCCGATTATGAAAAGCGCTGGCGAAACGGCCCCGAGCCGGTTGGGCGTTATGCTTCGAACAAATTTGGCCTATTTGATATCTGCGAGAACGTGCATGAGTGGTGCGTGGACTGGTTTGCCGCGGATTATTATCGCGTCTCACCGGAGCGCAATCCGTGCGGTCCCAACCAAGGCACGCGGAAGGCTTCGCGCGGGGGATCTTGGCGACACCACATTAAGGCGTCCCGCTGCCACACGCGGTCGAGCATCCCACCAGCGTTCCGGTACACGGACTACGGATTTCGGCTGCTGAGAGACACAGCAACTCACACCCGCCAGTCTGGATAG